TTTCGCGCATCCGTAAAATTTCCTTAGCTTGAATGTCGATATCGGATGCCTGCCCCTGAAAACCACCCAACGGTTGATGAATCATGATCCGGGCATTGGGAAGGGCGAAACGCTTTCCTTTCGAACCCGCGGCCAACAAAATGGCGGCCATCGAGGCGGCCTGTCCCATACACAGAGTCTGAATAGCGGGTTTCACATATTGCATCGTATCGTAAATGGCGAGACCCGCGGTGACTATTCCGCCGGGGGAATTGATATAAACATGAATATCTTTGTCCGCGTCTTCTGATTCCAAAAAAAGAAGCTGGGCGATAATGACG
The DNA window shown above is from Deltaproteobacteria bacterium and carries:
- the clpP gene encoding ATP-dependent Clp endopeptidase proteolytic subunit ClpP, whose product is MNLIPMVIEQTGRGERAFDIYSRLLKERIVFIGCPINDEVASVIIAQLLFLESEDADKDIHVYINSPGGIVTAGLAIYDTMQYVKPAIQTLCMGQAASMAAILLAAGSKGKRFALPNARIMIHQPLGGFQGQASDIDIQAKEILRMREKVNEILTNHTGQPLEKIQVDTDRDFFMSCHEAKAYGIVDDVLHYRRDKMSDKTIHAVGGGTNG